A DNA window from Solanum lycopersicum chromosome 3, SLM_r2.1 contains the following coding sequences:
- the LOC138347604 gene encoding uncharacterized protein: MEPFEALYGKRCRSSFLLFDVGESAILGFEIVHEAKEKVRIIRDRFSTAYSFQKSYAYNRQRALEFERVGNVTYELKLPEDLASVHRVFHVSMLKKCLGDPASSLLVEGLGVNEKLSMKRFNLKY; this comes from the exons ATGGAACCTTTTGAAGCACTATATGGGAAAAGATGTAGGTCTTCGTTTTTATTGTTTGATGTAGGAGAATCTGCCATCCTTGGCTTTGAGATTGTACATGAGGCTAAGGAGAAGGTGAGAATTATCAGGGATAGATTTTCTACTGCTTACAGTTTTCAAAAATCCTATGCATACAACAGACAGAGAGCTTTGGAATTTGAG CGAGTAGGAAATGTCACCTATGAACTGAAGTTACCTGAAGACTTGGCTTCTGTTCATCGAGTGTTTCACGTTTCAATGCTAAAGAAGTGTTTAGGCGATCCAGCATCCAGCCTTCTTGTTGAGGGGTTAGGAGTTAATGAGAAACTTTCTATGAAGAGGTTCAACTTGAAATATTAG
- the LOC138347605 gene encoding uncharacterized protein produces the protein MVRDCPQVMNKAKADAQPRTNANATAKPPTRNQFYELNGREEQEKSADVVMGTLHVFTFLVYALVDPGSTPLFVTPLISSTFDVCPEILHEPVLFVEGFSTIFVPLTALTKKKVEFEISEKCEKNFQELKDRLTSSPVLTLSTSSAGYMVYCDASRAGKANVVDDALSRLSMGNMSHIDDENKELVKKVHKLDRLGVRLADAQCGGVLVHSSSESSFAVDVKSNQHLNPVLMELKYTVLSKFNESFSLGGDGVLRYQNRLCMINVDNLRSNNFAEAHGSKHSIHPGATKMYHYLKDVYWWEGMMRDISKFVEECLNCQQVKAELLKPEGLTSTIEIPTWK, from the exons ATGGTCCGCGATTGTCCTCAAGTGATGAATAAGGCCAAGGCAGATGCTCAGCCTCGGACCAATGCAAATGCTACAGCCAAACCTCCCACGAGGAACCAATTTTATGAACTTAATGGTAGAGAAGAGCAAGAGAAGTCAGCTGATGTAGTCATGGGTACGTTGCACGTCTTTACTTTCCTTGTGTATGCATTGGTAGATCCAGGGTCCACTCCATTAtttgttactcccttgataTCCAGTACATTTGATGTGTGTCCTGAAATCTTGCATGAGCCAGTTTTA TTTGTGGAAGGCTTTTCCACTATTTTTGTCCCATTGACGGCCTTGACTAAGAAGAAGGTGGAGTTTGAGATATCTGAAAAATGTGAGAAGAACTTCCAAGAGCTCAAAGACCGACTTACTTCATCCCCAGTTCTCACCTTATCAACGAGTAGTGCAGGATATATGGTGTACTGTGATGCTTCTCGAGCag GTAAGGCCAATGTAGTGGATGATGCATTGAGTCGATTGAGCATGGGCAACATgtctcatattgatgatgagaaCAAGGAGCTGGTTAAAAAGGTACACAAATTGGATAGGTTGGGTGTACGGCTGGCAGATGCACAATGTGGGGGTGTTTTGGTTCACTCAAGTTCCGAATCCTCATTTGCTGTAGACGTTAAATCCAATCAGCATCTCAACCCAGTACTCATGGAGTTGAAATACACAGTATTGAGTAAGTTTAATGAATCGTTTTCCCTAGGAGGGGATGGTGTACTCAGGTACCAGAACAGATTATGTATGATCAATGTTGATAATTTGAGGTCTAATAATTTTGCAGAAGCTCATGGTTCAAAGCAttccattcatccaggtgccacaaagatgtaccattACCTTAAAGATgtctattggtgggaaggcatGATGAGAGATATCTCCAAATTCGTGGAGGAGTGTCTGAATTGCCAACAGGTTAAGGCTGAACTCCTTAAGCCTGAGGGTCTGACTTCGACTATTGAGATTCCAACATGGAAGTAG